A stretch of Synechococcus sp. MIT S9220 DNA encodes these proteins:
- a CDS encoding NifU family protein has protein sequence MSTETMPLTTENVEKVLDELRPFLMADGGNVEVVEIDGPVVKVRLQGACGSCPSSTMTLKMGIERKMRESIPEVSEVVQVL, from the coding sequence ATGAGCACCGAAACAATGCCGCTCACCACTGAAAACGTGGAGAAGGTGCTCGATGAGCTGCGCCCGTTCCTGATGGCCGATGGCGGCAACGTGGAAGTGGTGGAAATCGATGGACCGGTGGTCAAAGTGCGGTTGCAGGGTGCTTGCGGCAGCTGCCCCAGCAGCACCATGACGCTGAAAATGGGAATCGAGCGCAAGATGCGCGAGTCCATTCCTGAAGTGAGTGAAGTGGTTCAGGTGCTTTGA
- a CDS encoding biotin/lipoyl-binding protein gives MLASYGLVAISGCFLIWACVYRVNATVSGIGFTLNQGKNNRAYARVSGRVHKVHIETGQRVIEGQTLISLDNQVQRIEAESNQAIQELSNAMTPKQLSTMMISTEQSIDGLLETQKTLRQQLLLNQEQLRRYQKLVDNQDISQVEYLSQLNQVDVIKTQLLQLKGSIEQKQSDLLQLQLSAKSSQITSDTNADLSDNQLKLSRDILSGTNGIVSVIDVNEGDYVQEGQTVATIALKEGPALGVFLLSAEAAKRLNQGERCFLSPAETPASRYGYILAKVKSVGELPTNPQELTRILGLEYTANSLFDELRNRSTIQEFSAFPYMLVITMDKNKKGDLQWTTQRPPSWGFSTGGAATVDCVYDTWTPISYLVPLMKKNLGYGR, from the coding sequence GTGCTTGCCAGCTATGGCTTGGTAGCGATCAGTGGCTGTTTCCTGATCTGGGCTTGTGTTTATCGTGTGAATGCAACCGTCAGTGGGATTGGTTTTACTCTGAATCAAGGAAAAAATAATCGCGCCTACGCTCGTGTTTCGGGGAGAGTTCACAAGGTTCACATCGAGACAGGGCAACGGGTCATCGAAGGGCAAACTCTGATCAGTCTTGATAACCAGGTTCAAAGAATCGAGGCAGAATCGAATCAAGCAATTCAAGAGCTCAGCAATGCAATGACTCCCAAGCAGTTGAGCACGATGATGATTTCTACAGAACAAAGCATCGATGGATTGCTCGAGACACAAAAGACTCTTCGGCAACAATTGCTATTGAATCAAGAGCAGCTCAGGCGATATCAAAAACTCGTTGACAATCAAGACATCAGTCAAGTTGAGTATCTAAGCCAACTGAATCAGGTTGATGTTATTAAAACTCAGCTTCTACAATTAAAAGGATCCATTGAGCAGAAACAATCTGATCTACTCCAACTGCAGCTTTCCGCCAAGTCCTCTCAAATCACCAGTGATACAAATGCCGACCTCTCGGATAATCAATTAAAACTATCACGCGACATCCTTTCTGGTACAAATGGCATTGTCAGTGTGATTGATGTGAACGAAGGAGATTACGTCCAAGAAGGACAAACAGTTGCGACAATCGCTTTAAAGGAAGGACCAGCTTTGGGAGTGTTTCTCCTCTCTGCAGAAGCAGCAAAAAGACTCAATCAAGGGGAGCGGTGTTTTTTGAGTCCGGCGGAAACACCAGCCTCTCGATATGGGTATATCCTCGCAAAAGTCAAGTCAGTGGGAGAGCTCCCGACCAATCCTCAGGAGTTAACAAGGATTCTGGGACTTGAATACACTGCTAACTCTCTGTTTGATGAACTAAGAAACCGATCCACAATCCAAGAGTTTTCTGCTTTCCCATACATGCTTGTGATAACGATGGACAAGAACAAGAAAGGAGATCTTCAATGGACAACACAACGACCACCGAGTTGGGGATTCAGTACAGGTGGAGCAGCAACTGTCGACTGCGTTTATGACACGTGGACACCCATTAGTTATCTGGTTCCCCTAATGAAAAAGAATCTAGGGTATGGGAGGTAG
- a CDS encoding ABC transporter transmembrane domain-containing protein, protein MFPSILGLPANPKTRPLFQSDESECGLVCLAMMAKSFKLNVSLQQIRAIYGSCRGGINASQLQRLAEHIGIRIVVHDTNNKEELLNELDLPTIVCWKSNHFILILEKTDTHFIAHDPATGFLEIEKQTLAHCIDQYALVGRKIDENSAEKKAQQSPKTPAIWLTSLKQSFSASILTVIALLLIIIATFELANAQILNIFFTWVIELNLPQWSRSLAISQVVIAIISGVGTFLLFGCVCLGISQLSLKLNQYFYRKLIRLPENYFLSRHTGDISAKFESLDQLLLANQSSLITLLIAAINLLILFFILLATSFWLFIFIAILMIIIITASLVMIPVQVDLQQENQQSLAKNQADLYQIINGYDQIKMEGQEHFHLSRYAQSLIIAHQSENLLNITYAQQNFFLGLVDSLSTVVLLLAASLLILNGQITLGQYAALDALVSLSLAPLSGLVTTIQNLQETLIAYKRLEDLTTTQLDGRYNPKFNNQPVVAINQSQELTILQLNQVSFKYSLFSRKILERASLNLNASAFPIAIAADQSSGKTTLGKLLAGRIRPGLGMIKIFGENIHQQSGKRLNQLVLMVESEPLLFQNTLLFNLDPFQTSSYEQIMTIVEKLGVGKLNLFRDLNRQLNDVKTLSGGEKVILQVIRCLIREPKILVIDNVLDSLPATLKDGFIQGIIKYQQNSIFLVDQDNDLLEKVHAFALINGQVGRLRSKQE, encoded by the coding sequence TTGTTTCCATCAATCCTAGGATTACCTGCCAATCCAAAGACGCGTCCGCTATTTCAGTCGGATGAATCTGAGTGTGGGTTAGTTTGCCTCGCAATGATGGCAAAGTCCTTCAAACTCAATGTCTCCTTACAGCAGATCCGAGCAATCTATGGGTCCTGTCGTGGAGGCATCAATGCAAGCCAACTTCAACGACTGGCTGAGCATATCGGCATTCGCATTGTGGTACATGACACGAATAACAAGGAGGAGTTGCTGAATGAACTTGACTTACCCACGATTGTTTGCTGGAAAAGCAATCATTTTATTCTGATACTTGAAAAAACAGACACTCACTTCATTGCGCATGATCCAGCCACAGGATTTTTAGAGATTGAGAAGCAAACATTAGCTCATTGCATTGATCAGTATGCACTTGTTGGTCGAAAAATTGATGAAAATTCTGCCGAAAAGAAAGCCCAGCAGTCACCAAAAACACCAGCAATTTGGCTCACCAGTTTAAAGCAAAGCTTTTCAGCTTCGATTCTCACAGTCATCGCACTTCTATTAATCATTATTGCCACCTTCGAATTAGCCAATGCGCAAATATTAAACATATTTTTCACTTGGGTGATCGAGCTCAATCTTCCACAGTGGAGCCGATCCCTAGCCATCTCCCAAGTTGTGATTGCCATTATCAGTGGAGTTGGGACATTTTTACTCTTCGGATGTGTTTGCCTTGGCATCAGTCAATTAAGCCTAAAGCTCAACCAATACTTCTATCGAAAACTGATCAGGCTACCAGAAAACTATTTTCTAAGCCGCCATACTGGGGACATCAGTGCAAAGTTTGAAAGCCTCGATCAACTTTTGCTCGCAAACCAGTCGTCTCTGATTACGCTGCTCATCGCAGCCATTAATTTACTGATCTTATTTTTTATTCTACTGGCCACATCATTTTGGCTTTTCATCTTCATTGCTATTCTGATGATCATTATCATTACAGCATCGCTCGTGATGATTCCCGTTCAGGTTGATCTGCAACAAGAAAATCAGCAATCATTAGCCAAAAACCAAGCGGATCTTTATCAAATCATCAATGGATATGATCAAATCAAAATGGAAGGACAAGAGCACTTCCATCTCTCACGTTATGCACAGAGCCTCATCATTGCACACCAGTCAGAAAATTTGTTAAATATCACTTATGCACAGCAAAATTTCTTTCTTGGATTAGTTGATAGCTTATCCACTGTCGTTCTTTTATTAGCGGCATCACTATTAATCCTCAATGGTCAAATCACGCTTGGACAATATGCAGCTTTAGATGCTTTGGTGAGCTTGTCGTTAGCACCATTATCAGGATTGGTCACGACGATTCAAAATCTGCAAGAGACCTTGATCGCCTACAAAAGGTTGGAAGACCTCACAACGACGCAATTAGACGGACGATACAATCCTAAATTCAATAATCAACCAGTAGTTGCAATTAATCAATCACAGGAATTGACGATTCTCCAGTTGAATCAGGTCAGTTTTAAGTATTCGTTGTTCAGTCGAAAGATTCTTGAACGCGCATCGTTAAATCTGAATGCATCGGCTTTTCCAATCGCCATTGCTGCTGATCAGTCATCAGGGAAAACAACCCTTGGCAAGCTACTTGCAGGGCGCATTAGACCGGGTTTGGGAATGATCAAGATATTTGGTGAAAATATCCATCAGCAATCAGGCAAAAGACTCAACCAATTGGTTTTGATGGTGGAGTCAGAGCCACTGCTATTTCAAAACACATTGCTGTTCAACTTAGACCCATTTCAAACAAGCAGCTATGAGCAAATAATGACCATAGTTGAAAAACTCGGTGTAGGCAAGTTGAATTTATTTAGAGACTTGAACCGCCAACTGAATGACGTAAAGACTTTAAGTGGTGGAGAGAAGGTGATACTCCAGGTGATTCGTTGTTTGATCCGTGAACCGAAAATTCTGGTCATCGACAATGTTCTCGACAGCCTGCCAGCCACACTCAAAGATGGGTTCATTCAAGGGATCATTAAGTATCAACAAAACAGCATTTTTTTGGTTGATCAAGATAACGATCTGCTAGAGAAAGTGCATGCCTTTGCATTAATAAATGGTCAAGTGGGTCGATTGAGGAGCAAGCAAGAATGA
- a CDS encoding multidrug efflux SMR transporter: MTSTNPWLLLLLAISAEVIGTSCLKLSQGFSRPGPTLIVLSAYAISMTLMSRVVQVLPMGLTYALWSGIGIVAIVLVGLLVYRQVPTQGQLVGMALITAGVITVNLQGHPG, from the coding sequence GTGACTTCAACCAACCCCTGGCTGCTCCTGTTGCTGGCGATCAGCGCTGAGGTGATCGGCACCTCCTGCCTCAAGCTTTCGCAGGGGTTCAGCAGACCAGGCCCCACGTTGATCGTGCTGTCGGCCTATGCCATCTCAATGACCTTGATGTCGCGGGTGGTGCAGGTGCTTCCTATGGGCCTCACCTACGCCCTCTGGAGTGGCATCGGCATCGTGGCCATCGTGCTAGTCGGCCTGCTGGTGTATCGACAGGTGCCAACTCAGGGGCAGCTCGTTGGCATGGCCTTGATCACTGCCGGCGTGATCACCGTAAACCTTCAGGGGCACCCAGGCTGA
- a CDS encoding TVP38/TMEM64 family protein, giving the protein MPRFRRFLLIAAVIAGLAVLFHLINVHGLEPIRAQVERLGVWAPLGILFLRGVSIILPALPSTAYSLLAGALLGFQTGFITIVVCDLIFCQAAFLLASNYGRGPIQKLVGEGAMKTIERFSRNQLEGNPFLLTGLLMTGLFDFVSYAAGLGGIPWRAFALPLLASVLLSSAPIVALGAGIFSGGKLLLIGAVFGMFALAIVASVIQQRMRKQTGSDA; this is encoded by the coding sequence GTGCCGCGCTTTCGTCGATTCCTGCTGATTGCAGCTGTGATTGCCGGGCTTGCCGTGCTGTTTCACCTGATCAACGTGCACGGGCTTGAGCCGATCCGGGCTCAGGTGGAGCGCCTGGGGGTCTGGGCCCCGCTTGGGATCCTGTTCTTGCGCGGCGTCAGCATCATCCTGCCGGCGCTCCCCAGCACGGCTTACTCGCTGCTGGCCGGAGCACTGCTGGGGTTCCAGACGGGCTTCATCACGATCGTGGTCTGCGATCTGATCTTCTGCCAGGCCGCGTTCCTGCTGGCCAGCAACTACGGACGCGGCCCGATCCAGAAGCTGGTGGGAGAGGGAGCGATGAAAACCATTGAACGCTTCAGCCGCAACCAACTGGAAGGCAATCCGTTTCTGCTCACCGGTCTGCTGATGACAGGCCTGTTCGATTTCGTGAGCTATGCCGCAGGCCTGGGAGGCATCCCCTGGCGGGCATTCGCCCTGCCGTTGCTGGCCAGTGTGTTGCTGAGCAGTGCACCGATCGTGGCCCTGGGCGCTGGCATTTTCAGCGGCGGCAAACTGTTACTGATCGGCGCTGTGTTCGGCATGTTCGCCCTGGCGATCGTGGCGAGTGTGATTCAGCAGCGGATGCGCAAGCAGACAGGCTCAGACGCTTAG
- a CDS encoding malate:quinone oxidoreductase, translated as MDRYDAVLVGAGMMSATLASLLHALDPEMRLLLVERLEAPALESSAAVNNAGTGHAANCELNYTPQQADGTVSTAKALAINAAFERSLEFWASLTDQGVLHPGSFLHQVPHLSFVWGQEDVAFLQQRQRQLSALPAFSAMEWSTDAGQIGDWMPLVMEGRRPDQQIAATRIERGLDLDFGALTKALLLPLQTAGVLQVMYGTSVQGLKRPLTESMSCCDWQLELRGPSGRRKVQAPFVFLGAGGGALPLLQSSGIPEAADYAGFPVSGQWLVCGEPALVERHHAKVYGKAKMGAPPMSVPHLDTRWIDGKRSLLFGPYAGFSSKFLKTGSLLDLPRSVRPTNLLPMLQVGVHNLPLVKYLINQLRQSEADRIEALRAFLPEADADHWSLSVAGQRVQIIKRTSDGGRLQMGTEVVSAADGSLAALLGASPGASTSVQIMVEVLERCFASKLATQAWQERLQQLLPSYGQDLNSDSGLLTRTRERSDALLGLSV; from the coding sequence ATGGATCGTTACGACGCCGTGCTGGTGGGTGCGGGAATGATGAGTGCCACCCTGGCTTCACTGCTGCATGCCCTCGACCCGGAGATGCGCTTGCTGCTGGTGGAGCGTCTCGAGGCACCGGCTTTAGAAAGCAGTGCTGCGGTCAACAACGCCGGCACCGGCCATGCCGCCAACTGTGAGCTCAATTACACCCCTCAGCAGGCCGATGGAACGGTGTCGACTGCGAAGGCTCTGGCCATCAATGCAGCATTCGAGCGCAGTCTGGAGTTCTGGGCCTCACTCACAGACCAAGGGGTGCTGCATCCAGGCAGCTTTCTTCACCAGGTGCCCCATCTCAGTTTTGTCTGGGGACAGGAGGATGTGGCATTTCTTCAGCAGCGGCAGCGGCAGTTGAGTGCTCTGCCGGCCTTTTCCGCCATGGAGTGGAGTACGGATGCCGGGCAGATCGGTGACTGGATGCCCCTGGTGATGGAAGGGCGCCGCCCTGATCAACAGATTGCCGCCACCCGTATCGAGCGTGGGCTCGATCTCGACTTCGGAGCGCTGACCAAAGCACTGCTGCTGCCGTTGCAGACAGCGGGTGTTCTTCAGGTGATGTACGGCACGTCAGTGCAGGGACTCAAACGACCGCTGACAGAATCAATGAGCTGCTGTGACTGGCAGCTTGAGCTGCGCGGTCCATCCGGCCGACGCAAGGTGCAGGCTCCGTTTGTGTTTCTCGGTGCTGGTGGTGGTGCCCTGCCACTGCTTCAAAGCAGTGGCATTCCTGAGGCTGCCGACTATGCCGGCTTCCCGGTGAGTGGCCAGTGGCTGGTGTGCGGTGAGCCTGCTTTGGTGGAGCGCCACCACGCCAAGGTCTACGGCAAGGCGAAGATGGGCGCACCGCCGATGTCGGTGCCCCATCTGGATACCCGCTGGATCGATGGCAAGCGCTCACTGCTGTTCGGTCCTTATGCCGGATTTAGTAGCAAATTCCTGAAGACTGGTTCTCTGTTGGATCTGCCGCGCTCGGTCAGGCCCACCAACCTGCTGCCGATGCTGCAGGTGGGAGTTCACAATCTGCCTCTTGTGAAATATCTGATCAATCAGCTGCGCCAAAGCGAAGCTGATCGGATCGAGGCCTTGCGGGCTTTTCTGCCAGAGGCCGATGCAGATCACTGGAGCCTGTCGGTGGCCGGACAGCGGGTTCAGATCATCAAACGCACGTCTGATGGCGGTCGCCTGCAGATGGGCACGGAAGTGGTGAGTGCAGCGGATGGATCCCTGGCAGCACTGCTTGGAGCGTCTCCTGGGGCCAGCACCTCCGTGCAGATCATGGTGGAGGTACTGGAGCGTTGCTTTGCCTCAAAACTGGCCACGCAGGCCTGGCAGGAGCGCCTGCAGCAACTGCTTCCCAGCTATGGCCAGGATCTCAACAGCGATTCCGGGCTCTTGACGCGGACTCGGGAACGCAGTGATGCGCTGCTCGGTCTAAGCGTCTGA
- a CDS encoding TolC family protein, which yields MAKCFANTFLVSGIVLISFSSFSAGKADSLDPFDLSNFTQEIKSHQPSAYQELSNLLSEIPSEVKQAIVPVRFLLDETANSYQFAGLSFQCDQYFGSESDRSLSGQRCRPFEPTLDHQALGFKNLLLRSVVLSPSIAASLSTVDSNRWLVRQSFSSWYPSLSLTSGSVMSVNISNTQNYTSSDSGGSNPSASGTSFQPTTEIGGNRRRTIQADSSDNSSGLVPAYTQTSSYLQAYPVLTLNWQLFDLSRSSSISASKEQLTASQFQALDQSRQTILAVATLYSQLQASEYQIATLLSLCIASQQLLERYQNQLDEGLISKAVLLSQRSNFESSKSQLLSAVVNYQSTLEQIKASAMIFDSSINLVFPQTLALPQAWPISLDQTKQLVAQYPSVLAYQHQAQQYSQLSQGSLNGYWPVISVLGYITYEGTQGSQNYSPPRQPSGAWSSQISNYIGLNFTWNIFDGFSSYQQSRSYASQSLSYTQQGLAERQSLLSEAMSSIEEIKFTLPLLHSLDSSYQSEAQAYDTYMLRMQAGIDDYSVIFQSQQQLTSLLSSYSSSYQDLFSSYFQLIALTGMHLNAAFFD from the coding sequence ATGGCTAAGTGTTTCGCCAACACTTTTTTGGTATCAGGGATTGTCCTGATCAGTTTTTCCTCCTTTTCCGCTGGCAAGGCGGATTCGTTGGATCCTTTTGATCTTTCTAATTTTACGCAGGAAATTAAATCTCATCAGCCTTCTGCCTATCAAGAGCTCTCAAATCTTCTATCAGAGATACCGTCTGAAGTTAAGCAAGCGATTGTTCCGGTTCGATTTCTGCTTGATGAGACAGCGAACTCTTATCAATTTGCTGGATTAAGTTTTCAATGCGATCAATACTTTGGCTCTGAATCAGATCGCTCGTTATCCGGTCAACGATGTCGCCCGTTTGAACCGACATTGGATCATCAAGCGCTTGGTTTTAAAAATCTGTTGTTGAGATCAGTTGTTTTATCGCCTTCGATCGCTGCCTCACTCAGCACTGTGGACTCCAATCGTTGGCTTGTGAGACAGTCTTTTAGCTCTTGGTATCCATCCTTGAGCTTGACATCTGGGTCTGTGATGTCGGTGAATATTTCTAATACCCAAAATTACACCTCTTCTGATTCTGGAGGATCCAACCCATCTGCAAGCGGCACTTCTTTTCAACCCACCACTGAGATTGGTGGTAACCGGCGTAGGACCATTCAGGCTGATTCGAGTGATAACAGCTCCGGACTTGTTCCTGCGTATACTCAAACCTCTTCGTATCTGCAGGCATATCCAGTTTTAACGCTCAACTGGCAACTCTTTGACTTGTCACGCTCGTCGTCGATTTCAGCATCAAAGGAACAGCTGACCGCTTCACAATTCCAGGCTTTAGATCAATCCAGACAAACGATTCTGGCTGTTGCGACGCTCTACAGCCAGCTTCAAGCATCTGAATACCAGATCGCCACACTGTTGTCTCTTTGCATCGCTTCTCAACAATTATTGGAACGCTATCAAAACCAACTTGATGAAGGTTTAATTTCCAAAGCTGTTTTACTTTCGCAACGTTCTAATTTTGAATCATCTAAATCACAGTTGCTTTCCGCTGTTGTGAACTATCAATCTACTTTGGAGCAGATCAAGGCTTCGGCAATGATTTTTGACTCGTCGATCAACTTGGTTTTTCCGCAAACCCTTGCCTTGCCTCAAGCTTGGCCGATTAGTCTTGATCAGACGAAACAGCTCGTTGCCCAATATCCCAGTGTCTTGGCTTATCAACATCAAGCACAACAATATTCTCAATTATCTCAAGGTAGTTTGAATGGATATTGGCCTGTGATTTCCGTACTTGGCTACATCACTTATGAGGGCACACAAGGTAGTCAAAATTACTCACCACCTCGGCAGCCTTCAGGTGCTTGGTCCTCTCAAATTTCTAATTACATAGGATTGAACTTTACTTGGAATATTTTTGATGGCTTTTCTTCCTATCAGCAGTCTCGCAGCTATGCCTCTCAATCATTGTCTTACACTCAGCAGGGTTTGGCTGAACGTCAATCATTGCTGTCAGAGGCAATGTCAAGCATTGAAGAAATTAAATTCACTCTGCCATTGCTACATTCCTTGGATTCAAGTTATCAATCTGAAGCTCAGGCTTATGACACTTATATGCTGAGGATGCAGGCTGGCATTGATGACTATTCTGTGATTTTTCAATCCCAACAGCAACTCACTTCTTTGCTGTCTTCTTATAGTTCGTCTTATCAGGACTTGTTCTCTTCGTATTTCCAGTTGATTGCACTCACTGGAATGCATTTGAACGCTGCTTTTTTTGATTAA
- a CDS encoding tryptophan 7-halogenase: protein MRFAILGLGTAGAIGARMLRRQFPGASITIFHAPEIPTIGVGEGAGPWFRRWLDEEGITPTLMEAEANATKKQGICFENWGGHAKQHHHIFTPARTAFSYHFDANKITTLLLRGIKVQVIPKTASEALAQNQQSVWVKLNGQEKVNYDYVIDCRGFKASEGVPASTETQPLIANAAILQKCEETTITESNEHDELKSTKAVARPYGWIFQIPLNNKNSVGYVHDSSLCTPETVNQDLNHYMEEHRLVASSKRRTIQFKNHLGEQHLQGRVYRLGNRAGFIEPLEATSIEMTVHHCKLIAAHIKQRELTSANEANLRSSEKRFNAIVRSNMEKVALFVSWHYSNGSIYNTAYWRKAKDNHGRLLKEQISRETVKDFSNWCTKEHQEETSNKPSQGKDQMFFAWNTHSFNAIRNSIA from the coding sequence ATGCGATTCGCCATCCTTGGACTGGGAACGGCAGGTGCGATCGGAGCGCGCATGTTGAGGCGCCAATTTCCTGGTGCCTCAATCACAATCTTTCACGCGCCAGAAATCCCCACCATTGGCGTCGGGGAGGGCGCTGGACCATGGTTTCGGCGCTGGCTCGATGAAGAAGGAATCACGCCAACCCTGATGGAGGCCGAAGCCAATGCCACAAAAAAACAGGGGATCTGTTTTGAAAACTGGGGCGGCCATGCCAAACAACACCATCACATCTTCACACCGGCCAGGACAGCCTTCTCCTATCACTTCGATGCCAACAAAATCACAACTCTCCTACTCAGAGGCATCAAGGTCCAAGTGATCCCGAAGACAGCATCTGAAGCGTTGGCACAAAATCAGCAAAGCGTTTGGGTGAAGCTCAACGGACAAGAGAAAGTGAATTATGACTATGTAATTGATTGCCGCGGATTTAAGGCCAGTGAGGGCGTCCCAGCAAGTACAGAAACACAGCCCTTAATCGCCAACGCCGCCATTCTTCAAAAATGCGAAGAGACGACAATCACAGAGTCCAACGAACACGATGAACTCAAATCGACAAAAGCGGTTGCCAGGCCATACGGCTGGATTTTCCAGATCCCGCTAAACAACAAAAACTCAGTCGGATACGTTCACGACTCAAGCCTGTGCACTCCAGAAACCGTCAACCAGGATCTCAACCACTACATGGAAGAGCATCGACTCGTTGCAAGCAGCAAAAGGAGAACCATTCAATTCAAAAACCATCTCGGAGAGCAACACCTGCAAGGAAGGGTGTACCGATTAGGAAACAGAGCAGGATTCATCGAACCGCTGGAAGCAACCTCCATTGAGATGACGGTGCATCACTGCAAACTAATCGCAGCACACATCAAACAGCGAGAACTAACGAGCGCCAATGAAGCAAATCTCCGCAGCAGTGAGAAGCGTTTCAACGCAATCGTGCGAAGCAACATGGAGAAAGTCGCACTATTCGTGAGCTGGCATTACTCCAATGGCTCCATCTACAACACTGCTTATTGGAGGAAAGCAAAGGACAATCACGGCCGTTTACTCAAAGAACAAATCAGCCGCGAAACAGTAAAAGATTTTTCAAACTGGTGCACAAAAGAGCATCAAGAAGAAACCAGCAACAAACCAAGCCAAGGAAAAGATCAAATGTTTTTTGCATGGAACACCCACTCATTCAATGCAATTCGCAACAGCATCGCATGA
- a CDS encoding gamma-glutamylcyclotransferase, with the protein MKRLFVYGSLKAGCETHPLLSECTREADGTLSQVKLLEHNGYPMLSKGVGTVFGEVYQIPDEQWPELHAWEEYPNVYECAQHQLEDGRWVWIYRQADAEESAMPRRATGHNEGHSATGFGCQLKTKANHKNRQ; encoded by the coding sequence CTGAAACGACTCTTCGTCTACGGAAGCCTGAAAGCGGGATGTGAGACGCATCCCCTCCTTAGTGAATGCACAAGAGAAGCTGACGGAACGCTCAGCCAAGTAAAGCTTCTGGAACACAATGGCTATCCGATGCTGAGCAAAGGCGTGGGCACCGTGTTCGGTGAGGTGTATCAGATACCTGATGAGCAGTGGCCTGAACTGCATGCCTGGGAGGAATACCCAAACGTTTATGAATGCGCGCAGCATCAGCTGGAAGACGGTCGCTGGGTGTGGATCTATCGACAGGCAGACGCTGAAGAGTCAGCAATGCCGAGAAGAGCGACGGGACACAACGAAGGGCACTCGGCAACAGGTTTTGGCTGCCAGCTGAAAACCAAAGCGAATCACAAGAATCGCCAATGA